In one window of Verrucomicrobiia bacterium DNA:
- a CDS encoding CsbD family protein, with translation MNKTSLKGNWNVIKGKLKQKYGQLTDEDLVYTEGKEDELVGNIQKKLGKSREEVEEMFEETNP, from the coding sequence ATGAACAAAACATCATTAAAAGGAAACTGGAACGTAATTAAAGGTAAATTGAAACAAAAATATGGACAATTAACCGATGAAGACTTGGTTTACACTGAAGGAAAAGAAGACGAACTCGTCGGTAACATCCAAAAAAAACTTGGAAAAAGTCGGGAAGAAGTTGAAGAAATGTTTGAAGAAACAAACCCATAA
- a CDS encoding DUF1328 domain-containing protein: MLGYAITFLIIAIIAGVLGFGVIAGTAAGIAKILFFIFLVLFIISLFFGRRNPPV; the protein is encoded by the coding sequence ATGTTAGGTTATGCCATTACTTTTTTAATCATTGCCATTATCGCAGGAGTATTAGGATTTGGAGTGATTGCAGGAACAGCCGCAGGAATTGCCAAAATTTTATTTTTCATATTCCTAGTGCTTTTCATTATATCACTCTTCTTTGGTCGGCGTAATCCTCCTGTCTAA
- a CDS encoding FAD-dependent oxidoreductase → MKSLPKISHPPLSNNLKTEVCVVGAGIAGLSTAYFLACEGVNVIVLEAKILAAGETQKTTAHLSNAIDDRYYRIEQLHGLAKAKLAAQSHTEAIDKIETIIKRENIDCDFQRLDGRLFSPDPKSPELEKELEAAHRAGLIDVRIASGLPITGLEDHDYLLFPNQAQFHPLLYLQGLARAIHNCGGKIFTQTAMTEIENGDSIKIKTDQGFQIEAKALVLATNTPIINGFAIHTKQTAYQTYAIGVEIPVGSLKSGLYWDTWDPYHYIRLTKSETTPTDNAKNILIVGGEDHKTGQATNSFERFQRLSQWTRNHFPQASDPIYFWSGEIMETLDGLAFIGLNPAEEKNIYIATGDSGMGMTHGTIAGLLLTDLIQQRNNPWAEIYDPSRAPWKIFKNYAKKNWNVICQYTKWIPTPKIQEKKIKPGQGAIIQHGLEQVAVYRDEQGNYHEMSAVCPHFKARLCWNAAEKTWDCPAHGSRFDCYGKVIHGPAMSNLTLHKKVSSQNPSLTSP, encoded by the coding sequence ATGAAGAGTTTGCCCAAAATTTCGCATCCGCCTTTATCCAACAATTTAAAAACTGAAGTCTGCGTAGTTGGAGCGGGAATCGCGGGGCTATCGACCGCCTATTTTTTAGCGTGCGAAGGAGTTAACGTTATCGTTTTAGAGGCTAAAATTTTAGCTGCAGGAGAAACCCAAAAAACTACCGCTCACTTATCCAACGCCATTGATGATCGTTACTATCGCATTGAGCAGCTACATGGTTTGGCAAAAGCAAAATTAGCGGCCCAAAGCCATACCGAAGCTATTGATAAAATTGAGACCATTATCAAACGAGAAAATATTGACTGCGATTTTCAACGTTTAGATGGTCGCCTTTTTTCTCCAGACCCTAAATCTCCCGAACTTGAAAAAGAATTGGAGGCCGCACATCGAGCGGGATTAATTGATGTTCGAATCGCATCGGGTTTGCCTATTACCGGTCTGGAAGATCATGATTATCTACTTTTTCCTAACCAAGCACAATTTCATCCGCTTCTTTACCTTCAAGGGTTAGCGCGAGCAATCCATAACTGTGGAGGAAAAATTTTTACGCAAACAGCAATGACTGAAATAGAAAATGGCGATTCGATTAAAATAAAAACGGATCAAGGATTTCAAATTGAAGCCAAAGCCTTGGTGCTAGCGACCAATACACCCATTATTAATGGATTTGCCATTCACACCAAACAAACTGCATATCAAACTTATGCCATTGGCGTTGAAATACCTGTTGGGAGTTTGAAATCGGGTCTCTATTGGGATACTTGGGATCCGTATCATTATATTCGTCTGACAAAATCAGAAACGACTCCGACAGATAATGCGAAAAATATTTTAATCGTAGGCGGTGAAGACCATAAAACTGGCCAAGCAACAAATTCTTTCGAACGCTTTCAGCGATTGAGTCAATGGACCAGAAATCACTTTCCTCAAGCTAGTGATCCCATTTATTTTTGGTCAGGCGAAATCATGGAAACGCTCGATGGCTTGGCTTTTATTGGTCTTAATCCCGCTGAAGAAAAAAACATTTATATTGCCACGGGTGATTCCGGCATGGGCATGACTCATGGCACGATTGCTGGCCTGCTTCTTACCGATTTGATTCAGCAACGCAACAATCCTTGGGCTGAAATTTATGATCCCTCTCGCGCCCCGTGGAAAATTTTTAAAAATTATGCGAAAAAAAATTGGAATGTCATATGCCAATATACGAAATGGATTCCTACTCCCAAGATACAGGAAAAAAAAATAAAACCCGGCCAAGGGGCTATTATTCAACACGGCTTAGAACAAGTTGCCGTTTATCGTGATGAGCAAGGCAATTATCACGAAATGTCAGCAGTTTGTCCTCATTTCAAAGCGCGACTGTGTTGGAATGCAGCCGAAAAAACCTGGGATTGTCCCGCGCACGGTTCACGTTTTGATTGCTACGGAAAGGTTATTCACGGCCCGGCCATGTCCAATTTAACTCTGCATAAAAAAGTTTCGTCCCAAAATCCATCATTAACCTCACCATGA
- a CDS encoding YihY/virulence factor BrkB family protein: MPLSVRLFSLLKETIKEWIKDRAATKSAALAFYTIFSLAPLVIIAIALAGTFFGKEHAREELYHQVEQLIGSDGAHIINRVLTHTQMHSGGLAATLGFIIMFFGASAVFSQLQNSLNSIWHIERPPQHTFIKFIRIRFLSFIMVIIIGILLLASLIISTILSVMHYYFQEWWPKTDLIWQIVNLGVSFALITLLFAMIFKILPDVVIRWSDVWLGAAISAFLFTIGKFLIGLYLSHSTAVSAYGAAGSLIIFLIWIYFSAQILFLGAEFTKVFYQCTGKKVIPKSFI; encoded by the coding sequence ATGCCCTTATCAGTGCGGCTTTTCTCCTTACTAAAAGAAACCATTAAAGAATGGATAAAAGATAGAGCAGCCACCAAATCAGCCGCACTAGCCTTTTATACTATCTTTTCACTTGCGCCACTTGTTATTATAGCCATAGCGCTTGCTGGAACTTTTTTTGGTAAAGAACACGCGCGTGAAGAACTCTACCATCAAGTCGAACAACTCATCGGAAGCGACGGCGCACATATCATCAATCGCGTTTTGACCCACACCCAAATGCATAGCGGCGGCTTAGCGGCCACTCTCGGTTTTATCATCATGTTTTTTGGGGCCAGCGCTGTCTTTTCTCAATTACAAAATTCTTTAAATAGTATTTGGCACATCGAGCGCCCTCCACAACATACTTTTATTAAATTTATTCGAATCCGCTTTTTATCTTTTATCATGGTTATAATCATCGGCATTCTGCTACTTGCCTCATTGATTATCAGCACCATTCTTTCTGTCATGCATTACTACTTTCAAGAATGGTGGCCCAAAACAGATTTAATTTGGCAAATAGTGAATCTAGGCGTCTCTTTCGCCCTAATTACTTTACTATTTGCCATGATTTTCAAGATTTTGCCTGACGTGGTAATCCGATGGTCCGATGTTTGGCTAGGCGCAGCGATTTCTGCCTTCCTCTTCACCATCGGCAAATTTCTCATCGGTTTATATCTCAGTCACAGCACGGCTGTTTCAGCCTACGGCGCTGCAGGCTCACTTATCATTTTTCTTATCTGGATCTATTTTTCAGCACAAATTCTTTTTCTCGGAGCAGAATTCACCAAAGTTTTTTATCAATGCACCGGCAAAAAAGTTATTCCCAAATCATTTATCTAA
- a CDS encoding DNA-3-methyladenine glycosylase yields the protein MYQKLPRSFYDRDTIIVAQELLGKYLIHTVDNVPRIGKIVETEAYLGPHDLAAHSARGLTPRTRVMFGPPGHAYIYLIYGIYHCMNVVTEREGHASAVLLRAIEPIQNIHARTQGPGLLCRAMQIDQRQNACDLLSDHFYIAQSTKCHSFTITKRPRIGVDYAKHWAKRLLRFYIKNNPFISRS from the coding sequence ATCTATCAGAAATTACCACGCTCTTTCTACGATCGTGACACCATCATTGTTGCCCAAGAGTTGCTCGGAAAATATCTCATCCACACGGTCGACAACGTCCCACGCATTGGGAAAATTGTTGAAACCGAAGCCTATCTAGGTCCTCACGATTTAGCCGCTCACTCTGCACGAGGATTAACACCGCGCACACGAGTCATGTTTGGACCTCCGGGTCACGCTTATATTTATCTCATTTACGGAATTTATCATTGCATGAACGTGGTAACCGAACGTGAAGGCCACGCTTCAGCCGTGCTTTTACGCGCCATCGAACCCATCCAAAATATCCATGCGCGAACACAAGGACCAGGTCTTCTCTGTCGCGCCATGCAAATCGACCAACGCCAAAACGCTTGCGACTTACTTAGCGACCATTTTTATATCGCCCAATCTACTAAATGCCATTCTTTTACCATTACTAAACGACCCCGCATTGGCGTCGATTATGCCAAACATTGGGCCAAACGATTACTGCGTTTCTATATCAAAAACAACCCTTTCATTTCACGCTCCTAA
- a CDS encoding DUF4340 domain-containing protein, producing MKFTRLLVLLLVALVIVTFAIFLRQKRQSSLAWGQLQTGQKIFSDLDLNSLTKVQVQRLGQTLTLLKINGVWQVEEKYGYPATFSLLRDFLTKVAEAKVVQNVPANADQWSQLDLVSPENQGAAIEIKLFKDSNQLATLFYVGKNPANASGRYVRLPQKNESIFLVNEPFSALNYKLEDWLDKQFIRPDKIASVTIKPTAKEEWKLFRSSETNAFEMAGVKKEKLDSEKVDSLIQTLSSLRFDDILETNLVKEGFSDPSYVEIATLNEKSYRLTVGSVTNEHYFVKLNVGDKQQDQKHFEKYIYLIPKSSLNPLLGDPLFKK from the coding sequence ATGAAATTTACGCGTCTTCTCGTTTTGCTGTTAGTGGCTTTGGTGATTGTTACGTTCGCCATTTTTTTAAGGCAAAAAAGGCAGTCTTCATTAGCTTGGGGGCAACTGCAAACGGGACAAAAAATTTTTTCTGATCTTGATCTTAACAGTTTGACCAAGGTTCAAGTTCAGAGACTTGGGCAGACTTTAACTTTATTGAAAATCAATGGGGTTTGGCAGGTTGAAGAAAAATATGGTTATCCTGCAACTTTTTCTTTGCTGCGTGATTTTTTGACCAAAGTTGCTGAGGCTAAAGTCGTTCAAAATGTGCCTGCGAATGCCGATCAATGGAGTCAATTAGATTTGGTTTCTCCTGAAAATCAGGGTGCTGCGATTGAAATTAAATTGTTTAAAGACTCGAATCAATTAGCGACTTTATTTTATGTGGGCAAAAATCCGGCGAATGCATCCGGGCGTTATGTGAGATTGCCGCAAAAGAATGAATCGATTTTTTTGGTGAATGAACCGTTTTCGGCGCTCAATTATAAACTGGAAGATTGGTTGGATAAGCAATTTATTCGTCCTGACAAGATTGCTTCTGTCACAATCAAACCTACGGCTAAAGAGGAATGGAAATTGTTTCGAAGCAGTGAAACTAATGCGTTTGAAATGGCCGGTGTGAAAAAAGAAAAACTTGATAGTGAAAAAGTCGATAGTTTAATTCAAACTTTAAGCTCGTTGCGATTTGACGATATTTTAGAAACTAATCTTGTAAAAGAAGGTTTTAGTGATCCATCTTATGTTGAAATTGCGACATTGAATGAGAAAAGTTATCGCTTAACGGTTGGAAGTGTAACAAATGAACATTATTTCGTTAAGTTGAATGTGGGAGATAAACAGCAAGACCAAAAACATTTTGAAAAGTATATTTATTTGATTCCGAAATCTTCTTTGAACCCTTTATTGGGAGATCCGCTTTTTAAAAAATAA
- a CDS encoding Gldg family protein, translating to MALQSKILKHWLFSTLGVVSIFVLLIGLNLIFNVVPSRFDFTESKLYTLSQGTEKILQKIQGPIVIRFYATRKDTAMPVFLKNYADTIENLLLEFQKKSKGKIQVETYDPEPDSDAEDSARIDGVRPQPLQTGSDIYLGISFSALDHKISIPFLSPERASLLEYDIARSLVQVTSTQKPVIGIVTSLPVFGDQPDKDNLFVNQRLQPPWTLISELQRDFDVKPVGLDAEEIPKEINVLLVIHPLDFSKKLQFAIDQFVMLGGRLAVFLDPYSIADMSRAPAGNMPMPRGSTLDDLLKGWGYSFDKTKVVADLTYKTPINQGRGVIESPVVLSLDKTAVNSEDPATSQIDNLLFAFSGFFTGKPVAGLRQEVLVHSSSNVMSTEAISAYFQPEKVLENFHSDQTVRSLVVRLSGKFKTAFPSGQPQEGTNSVSATKPFLKESSSDTFVLLVGDSDFLTDQFSVRVQGFLGQRIAIPLNGNLNFAQNLIEQLAGDSDLIEVRSRATLQRPFTRLKRLEAEANERYRSKIQALEKDLEETQNRLNELQSKKGATDQFIVSAEQQSEIDRFATRRAEVKKELKELRKDLRHDITSLENLLKWINIGVMPLVVIIVGLVLFLKRKRKS from the coding sequence ATGGCGTTACAATCTAAGATCTTGAAACATTGGCTTTTTTCAACTTTGGGGGTTGTTTCCATTTTTGTTTTATTAATTGGGTTGAATCTTATTTTTAATGTTGTTCCTAGTCGCTTTGATTTTACGGAAAGCAAGCTTTATACCTTATCGCAAGGCACTGAAAAAATTTTGCAAAAAATTCAAGGACCGATTGTTATTCGTTTTTATGCCACGCGGAAAGATACTGCCATGCCAGTATTTCTTAAGAATTATGCGGACACGATAGAAAATCTTTTGTTGGAATTTCAAAAAAAATCCAAAGGTAAAATTCAAGTAGAAACTTATGATCCTGAACCAGATTCCGATGCGGAAGATTCAGCGCGCATTGATGGCGTGCGACCTCAGCCGCTCCAAACGGGTTCTGATATTTATTTGGGGATTTCTTTTAGCGCGTTAGATCATAAAATTTCAATTCCTTTTCTTTCTCCAGAACGCGCCTCTTTATTAGAGTATGATATTGCGCGCTCTCTTGTTCAGGTAACTTCCACTCAAAAACCTGTTATTGGTATTGTGACATCGCTTCCGGTGTTTGGGGATCAGCCGGATAAAGATAATCTTTTTGTTAATCAACGTTTGCAACCGCCTTGGACCTTGATATCGGAATTGCAGCGCGATTTTGATGTGAAACCAGTAGGCTTGGATGCGGAAGAGATACCCAAAGAAATTAATGTTTTGTTGGTTATTCATCCTTTGGATTTTTCGAAAAAATTGCAATTTGCGATTGATCAATTTGTGATGCTTGGGGGAAGGTTGGCTGTCTTTCTCGATCCTTATTCGATTGCTGACATGAGTCGGGCACCTGCGGGTAATATGCCTATGCCACGAGGTTCGACTTTGGATGATTTATTAAAAGGGTGGGGCTATTCATTTGATAAAACTAAAGTGGTGGCGGATTTGACTTATAAAACGCCGATTAATCAGGGGCGTGGTGTGATTGAGTCGCCGGTTGTTTTGTCGCTCGATAAAACGGCGGTTAATTCTGAGGATCCCGCAACGAGCCAAATTGATAATTTATTATTTGCTTTTAGCGGTTTTTTCACGGGTAAACCGGTTGCCGGATTACGGCAGGAAGTTTTGGTGCATTCCAGTTCCAATGTGATGTCAACGGAAGCCATCAGTGCATATTTTCAGCCGGAAAAAGTTTTGGAAAATTTTCATTCTGATCAAACGGTGCGTTCTTTAGTCGTTCGGTTAAGCGGAAAATTCAAGACAGCTTTTCCAAGTGGACAGCCTCAAGAGGGCACTAATTCAGTTAGCGCTACGAAGCCTTTTCTTAAAGAAAGTAGTTCTGATACGTTTGTGCTTTTAGTGGGTGATAGCGATTTTTTGACTGATCAATTTTCAGTGCGCGTTCAGGGTTTTTTAGGGCAACGCATTGCTATTCCTCTGAATGGAAATCTTAATTTTGCGCAAAATCTCATTGAACAATTAGCAGGTGACAGCGATTTGATTGAGGTGCGTAGCCGTGCGACGTTGCAACGACCTTTTACTCGATTAAAACGATTAGAGGCTGAGGCTAACGAGCGCTATCGCTCGAAGATTCAAGCTTTGGAAAAAGATCTGGAAGAGACGCAAAATCGATTGAACGAGTTACAAAGTAAGAAAGGCGCTACGGATCAATTTATTGTTTCCGCTGAACAACAATCGGAAATTGATCGTTTTGCGACGCGTCGCGCTGAGGTTAAAAAAGAGTTAAAGGAATTACGAAAAGATCTGCGACATGACATCACTTCATTAGAAAATCTTTTGAAATGGATTAATATTGGAGTGATGCCTTTAGTGGTCATTATTGTAGGGTTAGTATTGTTTTTAAAACGAAAAAGAAAAAGTTGA
- a CDS encoding ABC transporter permease: protein MKSWPAIFTIAKRELIGYFASPIAFIFIVIFLMLAGFFAFMIGGFFEAGEASLANSFFLWHPWLWLFLVPAIGMRLWAEERRSGTIELLMTMPIAPWCAIVGKFLAAWLILTISLALTFPIVITVCYLGDPDKGAIAMGYVGSFLLAGAYLSVSEMTSAMTRNQIVSFILSVVIGLFLILAGYPPVTNFLVKIAPDANWLVDGVASFSVMTHFENFRNGVLYLADVVFFFSLMVFCLFSTSILLRGYRAG, encoded by the coding sequence ATGAAATCCTGGCCAGCTATTTTTACTATCGCGAAACGAGAGTTGATTGGATATTTTGCCTCGCCGATTGCTTTTATTTTTATTGTGATTTTTTTAATGTTAGCCGGTTTTTTTGCATTTATGATTGGCGGCTTTTTTGAGGCGGGTGAAGCGAGTTTGGCAAACTCCTTTTTTTTGTGGCATCCATGGCTTTGGCTGTTTTTAGTGCCGGCCATTGGCATGCGGCTATGGGCGGAAGAAAGGCGATCGGGAACAATTGAGTTGTTGATGACCATGCCAATTGCTCCGTGGTGTGCTATTGTGGGAAAATTTTTAGCAGCTTGGTTGATTCTTACGATTTCATTGGCATTAACGTTTCCGATTGTTATCACGGTTTGTTATTTGGGCGATCCTGATAAAGGAGCGATTGCAATGGGATATGTGGGCAGCTTTTTATTAGCGGGAGCTTATTTGTCAGTGAGCGAAATGACTTCGGCGATGACACGAAATCAAATTGTGAGTTTTATTCTTTCGGTGGTGATTGGGCTATTCTTAATTCTTGCAGGTTATCCTCCAGTGACCAATTTCCTTGTTAAGATTGCTCCCGATGCAAATTGGTTGGTGGACGGAGTGGCATCTTTTAGCGTGATGACGCATTTTGAGAATTTTCGAAACGGCGTTTTATATCTTGCTGATGTTGTTTTCTTTTTTTCATTAATGGTTTTTTGTCTTTTTAGCACCAGTATTTTATTGCGTGGTTATCGTGCAGGGTAG
- a CDS encoding ATP-binding cassette domain-containing protein, translating into MIEVKNLSKTFGTKKAVDEVSFRVEKGEVLGFLGPNGAGKSTTMRMITGFTPPTAGTARIGGHDIIEDPISAQRLFGYLPENAPSYEELTVLQFLNFSAEIRSLRGMEKQKAVDRVLEMCFLTTVKHQLIDTLSKGYRHRTCFAQSIIHDPEVLILDEPTDGLDPNQKHEVRTLIRNMGQSKAIIFSTHILEEVEAVCTRAIIIDRGKIVANGTPHELKQRSPLSGSILLKVSGVLRETLKACLADVAQVKKINEPVGEGRVFEVRLFAKEECNRESFNKALVEAVLSVNGTIMELHEEEGKLDEVFRHLTLPDTEARKIHETLI; encoded by the coding sequence ATGATCGAGGTTAAAAATTTATCAAAGACGTTTGGCACAAAAAAGGCAGTGGATGAGGTGTCATTTCGGGTGGAAAAAGGTGAGGTGTTGGGATTTTTAGGGCCGAATGGAGCCGGCAAGTCGACGACGATGCGAATGATTACTGGTTTTACTCCGCCAACAGCAGGAACGGCTCGGATTGGCGGGCATGACATTATAGAAGATCCGATTTCGGCTCAGCGGCTATTTGGTTATTTGCCTGAAAATGCGCCTTCTTATGAAGAGTTAACGGTGCTCCAATTTTTAAATTTTTCGGCTGAAATTCGAAGTTTGCGAGGAATGGAAAAACAGAAAGCGGTGGATCGAGTTTTAGAAATGTGTTTTTTGACTACGGTAAAACATCAGTTGATTGACACGCTTTCGAAAGGTTATCGTCATCGCACTTGTTTTGCTCAATCCATTATTCATGATCCTGAGGTGTTGATCTTAGATGAGCCAACGGATGGGTTAGATCCGAATCAAAAACATGAAGTGCGCACGTTGATTCGCAATATGGGGCAAAGTAAAGCCATTATTTTTTCCACGCATATTTTGGAGGAGGTTGAAGCGGTTTGCACGCGGGCTATTATTATTGATCGGGGCAAAATTGTGGCCAATGGAACGCCACATGAGTTGAAACAACGTTCTCCTTTATCGGGTTCTATTTTATTAAAAGTTTCTGGTGTTTTGCGCGAGACATTAAAAGCGTGTTTGGCGGACGTTGCTCAAGTCAAAAAAATAAATGAACCTGTGGGTGAAGGCAGAGTATTTGAGGTTCGGTTATTTGCTAAAGAAGAGTGTAATCGTGAATCTTTTAATAAAGCGTTGGTGGAAGCGGTTTTATCGGTGAATGGAACGATAATGGAGCTTCATGAGGAAGAAGGAAAATTGGATGAAGTTTTTCGTCATCTCACGCTGCCTGACACAGAAGCACGAAAAATTCATGAAACTTTGATATGA
- a CDS encoding pseudouridine synthase, translated as MSSKFKSARFQYFIFHKPYGVLSQFTGERDQRTLADFHLPKNVYAAGRLDKDSEGLLLLTNDGDLMHRLLEPRFGHPRTYWVQVEGVMTREVLKKLSDGVMIQGYCTKPCFAKLLPMTFSLPDRVPPIRYRKNIPTAWVELTLTEGKNRQVRRMTAQVGYPTLRLIRVAIGKLSLGNLPVGQWREIALNELIS; from the coding sequence ATGAGTTCCAAGTTTAAATCTGCTCGATTCCAGTATTTTATTTTTCATAAGCCTTACGGAGTTCTGAGTCAGTTTACCGGCGAGAGAGATCAAAGAACTTTGGCGGATTTTCATTTGCCTAAAAATGTTTATGCGGCGGGTCGTTTAGATAAAGATAGTGAAGGGCTGCTTTTGTTGACGAATGACGGCGATCTGATGCATCGTTTGTTAGAGCCTCGTTTTGGTCATCCGCGAACTTACTGGGTTCAGGTTGAGGGTGTGATGACTCGCGAAGTTTTGAAAAAGTTGTCTGATGGCGTAATGATCCAAGGTTATTGCACGAAGCCTTGTTTTGCGAAGTTATTGCCAATGACTTTTTCGTTACCGGATCGAGTGCCTCCAATTCGTTATCGTAAAAATATCCCTACTGCCTGGGTTGAGTTAACTTTGACCGAAGGCAAAAATCGGCAAGTGCGGAGAATGACAGCCCAAGTCGGTTATCCCACTTTGCGACTTATTCGTGTTGCGATTGGTAAATTAAGCTTAGGTAATTTGCCGGTAGGACAATGGCGAGAAATTGCTCTCAATGAATTAATTTCTTAG
- a CDS encoding UDP-N-acetylglucosamine diphosphorylase, whose protein sequence is MFSVKEFLDLTHCEHQPLFESAQFVWDALKQIPNYLQFRLKPAFHGSLVGQPFIGEKVFIGKGTVVEHGAFIKGPAWIGENCHIRNGCYIRENVILGNGVIAGNSCEFKNCILLNESEVPHFSYVGDSILGHRAHLAAGVILSNLKLTRDHIVIRHGGEMIDTGLNKFGAVIGDETEVGCNSVISPGSLLGKRCLLYPGTHWRGVLEEGSIVKQAKTQQIVKRNF, encoded by the coding sequence ATGTTTTCGGTAAAAGAATTTTTGGATTTAACGCATTGTGAGCATCAGCCTTTGTTTGAGTCGGCGCAGTTTGTGTGGGATGCGTTGAAGCAGATTCCGAATTATCTTCAATTTCGGTTGAAACCCGCGTTTCATGGATCTTTGGTGGGTCAGCCTTTTATTGGGGAAAAGGTTTTTATCGGAAAAGGAACGGTTGTTGAGCACGGAGCTTTTATTAAAGGTCCGGCTTGGATCGGTGAAAATTGTCATATTCGCAATGGGTGTTATATTCGTGAAAATGTCATTTTAGGTAATGGCGTGATTGCGGGCAACTCTTGTGAATTTAAGAATTGTATTTTGTTGAATGAAAGTGAAGTGCCACACTTTAGTTATGTAGGAGATTCGATTTTAGGTCATCGCGCGCATTTGGCAGCGGGCGTGATTTTAAGTAATTTGAAATTGACACGAGATCATATTGTAATTCGTCATGGGGGTGAAATGATTGATACAGGGCTTAATAAGTTTGGCGCAGTTATCGGCGATGAGACGGAGGTGGGTTGCAATTCGGTAATTAGTCCTGGTTCATTATTGGGAAAACGTTGTTTGCTTTATCCCGGCACGCATTGGCGCGGAGTTTTGGAGGAGGGTTCGATTGTAAAACAGGCCAAGACGCAACAAATTGTGAAGCGCAATTTTTAG